Proteins found in one Fulvitalea axinellae genomic segment:
- a CDS encoding TonB-dependent receptor, whose protein sequence is MDTLIVLPDIQVIDSRILERSGFKNQTIDTLTLKEYRSENLAEVLTMKTSIFIKSYGPGGLATPSFRGTGASHTQVYWNGINLNSPTMGQTDLSLLPIGFSDMIDVNFGASSLLYGTGGLGGAIRLGSNPDAIRGFEINATQYVGSFGTYTSNVGLNYGNGTWQGVTKIFYKTADNDFEFVNTSQKESHEDEDYPTQTNENAELRQWSVLQEVYRSVGQHGTLAARVWYQDSDRNLSSPMNQKPGDDNQKDETLRTMLEWKHNDENKNFIQRAAYVREQLDYSDPKTKTDSESVTDSYFLNGVANFKFGEKVYLNSGYNLRHDEADTDDYQDLESGNTVRRTQTTFDIYSSVEWHPAEALEISFLLRQQWIDGDAKPLLPSLGANYQVINHRGVSGTVRANVSKSFHAPSLNDRYYFPVGNPDLLPEEGNSIELGTDWVILQDNWHFDYSLTAYASLVDNWIVWRPGVRNLWAPENLREVYSRGLENSLGARYTVNGWTTEARVNYSYIISENQKSYDGNDDIVGEQMIYVPKHNFNATLRVSHKGWYAVAEQLAYGKRNIRTKEEQEDEHLAPYYLTNLSVGRNWASGRNNFGLRLKASNLFDYTYQSVARRPMPGRYYSLTLNYGLNPKPKTK, encoded by the coding sequence ATGGACACGTTAATTGTGCTCCCCGATATTCAAGTCATTGACAGCCGTATACTGGAACGTTCCGGGTTCAAAAACCAAACGATCGACACGCTTACGCTAAAGGAATACCGCTCGGAAAACCTAGCCGAAGTGCTTACGATGAAAACATCCATCTTCATCAAGAGCTACGGACCCGGCGGCTTGGCTACCCCGTCATTCAGAGGCACGGGCGCCAGCCATACGCAGGTGTACTGGAACGGAATAAACCTGAACTCGCCCACTATGGGCCAGACCGACCTCTCTTTGCTCCCGATCGGCTTTTCGGATATGATAGACGTCAACTTCGGGGCTTCCAGCCTACTTTACGGAACGGGAGGCTTGGGCGGAGCTATCCGTCTCGGCAGTAATCCTGACGCTATCCGGGGCTTCGAGATCAACGCCACGCAATATGTAGGCAGTTTCGGGACTTACACGTCCAATGTCGGGCTTAATTACGGCAACGGCACTTGGCAAGGCGTAACGAAAATCTTTTACAAAACCGCCGACAACGACTTTGAATTCGTGAACACTTCCCAAAAAGAGAGTCACGAAGACGAAGACTACCCTACCCAAACCAACGAAAACGCCGAATTGCGACAGTGGAGTGTTCTTCAGGAAGTTTATAGATCCGTGGGACAACACGGAACCCTAGCCGCCAGGGTTTGGTATCAGGACAGCGACAGAAACCTTTCCTCGCCAATGAACCAGAAGCCCGGCGACGACAACCAGAAGGATGAGACACTCCGCACGATGTTGGAATGGAAACACAACGACGAAAACAAGAACTTCATACAGCGCGCCGCCTATGTAAGGGAACAACTCGACTACTCTGACCCGAAGACCAAAACCGATTCGGAGAGTGTCACCGACAGTTATTTCCTGAACGGGGTGGCCAATTTCAAATTCGGGGAGAAAGTATACCTGAACAGCGGCTACAATCTCCGTCACGACGAAGCGGACACGGACGATTACCAAGATCTGGAATCCGGCAATACCGTAAGGCGCACGCAGACCACCTTCGACATTTATTCCAGCGTAGAATGGCACCCGGCCGAAGCGTTGGAAATATCGTTCCTGCTCCGTCAACAGTGGATTGACGGCGACGCAAAGCCATTGCTACCCTCTCTGGGGGCGAACTATCAAGTAATAAACCACCGTGGCGTTAGCGGAACAGTCCGAGCCAACGTTTCCAAGAGCTTCCACGCCCCCAGCCTCAACGACAGGTATTACTTTCCGGTAGGCAACCCCGATTTGCTTCCGGAAGAAGGCAATTCCATCGAGCTCGGCACCGACTGGGTCATTCTTCAGGACAACTGGCACTTCGACTACAGTTTAACCGCCTATGCCTCGTTAGTGGATAACTGGATCGTATGGCGCCCAGGCGTACGCAACCTCTGGGCCCCGGAAAACCTGAGGGAAGTATACTCGCGCGGACTTGAGAATTCCTTAGGCGCACGCTATACTGTCAACGGCTGGACTACGGAAGCCAGAGTCAACTACTCTTATATAATATCGGAAAACCAGAAAAGCTATGACGGCAACGATGATATTGTGGGCGAACAGATGATCTACGTGCCCAAACATAATTTTAATGCCACATTACGAGTAAGCCACAAAGGCTGGTACGCTGTAGCGGAACAACTAGCCTACGGAAAAAGGAATATCAGAACCAAAGAGGAACAGGAAGACGAACATCTGGCGCCATACTACCTCACCAACTTAAGCGTAGGCAGAAACTGGGCTTCGGGACGAAACAATTTCGGTCTCCGACTTAAAGCCAGCAACCTGTTTGACTACACATACCAGTCCGTAGCCCGACGCCCGATGCCGGGGCGATACTACAGCCTTACGCTAAACTACGGACTGAACCCCAAACCGAAGACCAAGTAA
- a CDS encoding YncE family protein: MIRTEMKYTASEGQKGTTSSKLFSHVRRLAIIAGILATTLACNDPEDALVENYKPPSGNYTNGVFVLNEGNFDWGVGTLSFFSPEKSPWIDGHRETESKIFRQINDSELGNVSQSMTIYKGKGYIVINNSERVIVTDPGTIKWTGTIEVPGGSPRYLLPINTKKAYLTELYVDCVWIVDLENEKISGKIPVSGWTEGLILFENYALVTKKRTTKDKREGGEVLLKIDTRTDEVVDSVALPKGPSSIVMDQRRKAWVLCDGGLQDQPNLVRLNPFTMKVEKTFPFPNEAVIAPGNLRSNETADTLYFLNGGVCRHPIDAPELNPNAYIPQREKFYAMDIEPGTGLIYVGDALDYLRRGIAYRFRPNGHPVDSFRVGVIPTGFTFNQP; the protein is encoded by the coding sequence ATGATTAGGACAGAGATGAAATATACCGCTTCGGAAGGCCAAAAAGGGACAACTAGCTCCAAGCTCTTTAGCCATGTGAGAAGACTGGCCATTATCGCAGGAATTTTAGCAACAACCTTAGCCTGCAACGATCCCGAGGATGCCTTGGTCGAGAACTATAAGCCTCCGTCGGGCAATTACACAAACGGAGTGTTTGTATTGAACGAAGGAAATTTCGATTGGGGAGTCGGGACGCTCTCGTTCTTCTCTCCCGAAAAATCGCCGTGGATAGACGGCCACCGCGAAACCGAATCAAAAATCTTTCGCCAGATCAACGACTCCGAACTAGGCAACGTATCGCAGTCCATGACCATCTACAAAGGCAAGGGCTACATCGTCATCAACAATTCCGAACGGGTAATCGTCACGGATCCGGGCACCATAAAATGGACAGGCACTATAGAAGTTCCAGGCGGAAGCCCCAGATACTTACTCCCCATTAATACCAAGAAAGCCTACCTAACCGAACTGTACGTCGACTGCGTGTGGATAGTGGACCTGGAAAACGAAAAGATCTCAGGCAAAATCCCGGTAAGCGGCTGGACCGAAGGGCTAATCCTATTCGAAAACTATGCCTTGGTCACAAAAAAGAGAACCACGAAAGACAAAAGGGAAGGCGGAGAAGTCTTGCTTAAAATCGATACCCGCACCGATGAAGTAGTGGACAGCGTAGCATTGCCCAAAGGCCCGTCCAGTATAGTGATGGACCAACGCAGAAAAGCCTGGGTCCTCTGCGACGGAGGCTTGCAAGACCAGCCCAATCTCGTTCGCCTCAACCCATTTACCATGAAGGTGGAAAAAACCTTCCCCTTCCCCAACGAAGCCGTGATAGCGCCCGGCAACCTCCGCTCAAACGAAACCGCCGACACGCTATACTTCCTTAACGGAGGCGTATGCCGTCACCCAATCGACGCTCCGGAGCTTAATCCGAACGCGTACATCCCGCAAAGGGAGAAGTTTTACGCAATGGACATTGAGCCGGGCACAGGCCTAATCTACGTCGGCGACGCGCTGGACTACCTCCGGCGAGGCATCGCCTACCGCTTCCGCCCCAACGGTCACCCCGTCGATTCTTTTCGAGTAGGCGTCATCCCGACAGGCTTTACATTTAACCAACCATAA
- the pafA gene encoding alkaline phosphatase PafA encodes MGRIYGTLIAFLFAWCGNAIAQEKKPKLVVGIVIDQMRQEYLYRFAPNFGEDGFKRLMGEGYMFSNTHINYVPTATGPGHASIYTGTTPAYHGIVSNNWYDRTLKEKVYCVEDKRFHTVGSKTDAGKASPNRLLTTTITDELKLASNFKSKVIALSIKDRASVLPGGHNPNGAFWYDFNTGDFVTSTYYMEALPGWVEKFNKKDLPDKFLKKTWNRLLPKEAYTVSDTHHSKYENGLNANDKFPYDLQKLSEGKRGKDRYGIIPSTPFGNTILTELVFSAVKSEKLGQGKETDFLAVSYSSPDIIGHRYGPRSEEIEDTYVRLDGLISDLLAFLDEHIGKSEYTVFLTADHAATANPEFLKDNKFPGGYFNGKEAKEQINDALSEKFGMGLWVESMDFMQVYLDRALLKREKVNIEEASEAVKEALMANEMVSRAYTGNTVYKADYNEGGIKGFMVRGYMPQRCGDVIFAQKPGYIQWFNKKGTTHGSPYTYDTNIPMLWFGANVPHGSSSKYHPVTDIAATLSIMLQTKFPSGCTGQPIQEILGDDDKD; translated from the coding sequence ATGGGAAGAATCTACGGAACGCTAATCGCATTTTTATTCGCATGGTGCGGTAACGCTATCGCGCAAGAGAAAAAACCAAAGCTGGTAGTCGGCATTGTCATTGACCAAATGAGGCAAGAATACCTTTACCGCTTCGCCCCAAACTTTGGCGAAGACGGATTCAAAAGACTTATGGGCGAAGGCTATATGTTCAGCAATACCCATATCAACTACGTACCCACGGCCACAGGCCCCGGACACGCTTCCATTTATACAGGCACTACCCCAGCTTATCACGGCATAGTAAGCAACAACTGGTACGACCGAACACTCAAAGAGAAAGTCTACTGCGTCGAAGACAAGCGTTTCCATACCGTAGGCTCCAAAACAGACGCGGGAAAAGCCTCGCCAAACCGCTTGCTCACCACTACAATCACCGACGAACTGAAGCTGGCGTCCAATTTCAAATCAAAAGTGATCGCGCTTTCCATTAAAGACCGCGCGTCCGTACTTCCCGGTGGCCACAACCCCAACGGTGCCTTTTGGTACGACTTCAATACCGGCGATTTCGTCACCTCCACATACTATATGGAAGCGCTCCCAGGCTGGGTTGAGAAGTTCAACAAGAAAGACTTACCTGACAAATTCCTAAAAAAGACTTGGAACAGGCTGTTGCCCAAAGAAGCCTACACCGTCAGCGACACCCATCATTCCAAATACGAAAACGGACTAAACGCCAACGACAAATTCCCCTATGACCTGCAAAAGCTTTCCGAGGGCAAACGGGGAAAAGACCGTTACGGCATTATCCCCAGCACACCCTTCGGCAATACTATCCTGACCGAGCTTGTTTTTTCGGCCGTCAAAAGCGAAAAACTCGGACAGGGTAAAGAAACGGACTTTTTGGCGGTCAGCTACTCCTCGCCCGACATCATCGGACACCGATACGGGCCTCGCTCCGAAGAAATCGAAGACACTTACGTTCGCCTAGACGGCCTAATCAGCGATTTGCTGGCCTTTCTAGACGAACACATAGGCAAAAGCGAATACACCGTATTCCTAACCGCCGACCACGCCGCCACAGCGAATCCGGAATTTCTGAAAGACAATAAATTTCCCGGAGGGTATTTCAACGGCAAAGAGGCTAAAGAGCAAATCAACGACGCTTTGTCAGAAAAATTCGGGATGGGTCTCTGGGTTGAGAGTATGGACTTTATGCAAGTTTACCTTGACCGCGCATTGCTCAAGCGCGAAAAAGTAAACATTGAAGAGGCCTCCGAAGCCGTAAAAGAAGCATTGATGGCCAATGAGATGGTCTCGAGAGCTTACACCGGCAACACCGTTTACAAGGCAGACTATAACGAAGGCGGCATCAAAGGGTTTATGGTTCGTGGCTATATGCCACAGCGTTGCGGTGATGTGATCTTCGCCCAAAAGCCCGGATACATCCAGTGGTTCAACAAAAAAGGGACTACACACGGATCGCCTTACACTTACGACACCAATATCCCAATGCTGTGGTTCGGCGCAAATGTTCCGCACGGATCATCCTCAAAGTATCATCCCGTAACCGATATCGCCGCCACATTGTCCATTATGCTTCAGACGAAATTTCCTTCAGGATGTACGGGGCAACCTATTCAGGAAATATTAGGAGATGATGACAAAGACTGA
- the groL gene encoding chaperonin GroEL (60 kDa chaperone family; promotes refolding of misfolded polypeptides especially under stressful conditions; forms two stacked rings of heptamers to form a barrel-shaped 14mer; ends can be capped by GroES; misfolded proteins enter the barrel where they are refolded when GroES binds), with translation MAKEIVFEIEARDRLKKGVNVIADAVKVTLGPKGRNVILDKKFGAPHVTKDGVSVAKEIELKDPVENMGAQLVKEVASKTNDDAGDGTTTATVLTQAIFNNGIKNVTAGANPMDIKRGIDAAVALVVDGLRSQSKEIETNDEIAQVASISANNDKEIGGMIAEAMEKVGKDGVITVEEAKGTETEVKTVEGMQFDRGYLSPYFVTDTEKMEAELENPYILIYDKKISTMKDLMPILEPVAQSGRPLLIIAEDVDGEALATLVVNKIRGTLKIAAVKAPGFGDRRKAMLEDIAILTGGTVISEERGFNLESATLDMLGTAEKVNIDKDNTTVVNGAGNEDTIKGRVNEIKSQIENTSSDYDREKLQERLAKLSGGVAIIYIGAATEVEMKEKKDRVDDALHATRAAVQEGVVPGGGVALIRAIEALENLEEKVENEDQATGVNIVERAIESPLRAIVENAGGEGSVIVQKIKEGEGDYGYNAREDKFENLLSAGVIDPTKVTRLALENAASIASLLLTTECVVADQEEEAPAMPAGAPGMGGGMPGMM, from the coding sequence ATGGCTAAAGAGATCGTATTCGAGATTGAGGCTAGAGATAGATTGAAAAAAGGCGTTAACGTTATCGCCGACGCCGTTAAGGTAACTTTGGGACCTAAAGGTCGCAACGTAATCCTCGACAAAAAATTCGGCGCTCCTCACGTAACCAAAGACGGTGTGTCTGTTGCTAAGGAGATCGAACTGAAGGATCCTGTAGAGAACATGGGCGCTCAGTTGGTAAAAGAAGTTGCTTCTAAAACTAACGACGACGCCGGTGACGGTACTACTACCGCTACTGTTTTGACTCAGGCTATCTTCAACAACGGTATCAAAAACGTTACTGCCGGTGCCAACCCAATGGACATCAAGCGCGGTATCGACGCTGCCGTTGCTTTGGTTGTTGACGGATTGCGTTCGCAGTCTAAAGAAATCGAAACTAACGACGAGATCGCTCAGGTGGCTTCGATTTCAGCTAACAACGACAAGGAAATCGGTGGTATGATCGCCGAAGCGATGGAGAAAGTTGGCAAAGACGGTGTTATCACTGTTGAGGAAGCTAAAGGTACTGAAACTGAGGTTAAGACTGTAGAAGGTATGCAGTTTGACCGCGGTTACCTTTCTCCTTACTTTGTTACCGATACTGAGAAAATGGAAGCCGAGCTTGAGAATCCTTACATCTTGATCTACGACAAGAAGATCTCGACTATGAAGGATTTGATGCCGATTCTTGAGCCTGTAGCTCAGAGCGGAAGACCTTTGTTGATCATCGCTGAAGACGTTGACGGCGAGGCTTTGGCTACTTTGGTAGTTAACAAAATCCGCGGAACGCTGAAAATCGCTGCTGTTAAGGCTCCGGGCTTCGGTGACCGTCGTAAGGCTATGTTGGAAGACATCGCTATCTTGACTGGTGGTACTGTTATTTCTGAAGAGCGTGGATTCAACTTGGAGTCTGCTACTTTGGATATGCTCGGAACCGCTGAGAAAGTAAACATCGACAAAGACAACACTACTGTTGTTAACGGTGCTGGCAACGAGGACACTATCAAAGGTCGCGTTAACGAAATCAAGTCGCAGATCGAGAACACTTCTTCTGACTACGACCGTGAGAAGTTGCAGGAGCGTTTGGCTAAGTTGTCAGGCGGTGTTGCTATCATCTACATCGGTGCCGCTACCGAGGTTGAGATGAAGGAGAAGAAAGACCGTGTAGACGATGCGTTGCACGCCACTCGCGCCGCCGTTCAGGAAGGTGTGGTTCCTGGTGGTGGAGTTGCTTTGATCCGCGCTATCGAGGCTCTCGAAAACCTTGAGGAAAAAGTTGAGAACGAAGACCAGGCTACTGGTGTAAACATCGTTGAACGCGCAATCGAGTCCCCTCTCCGCGCTATCGTAGAGAACGCCGGTGGTGAAGGATCGGTTATCGTTCAGAAGATCAAAGAAGGAGAAGGTGACTACGGTTACAACGCTCGCGAAGACAAGTTCGAGAACTTGTTGTCCGCTGGTGTTATCGACCCGACTAAAGTTACTCGTTTGGCTTTGGAGAATGCCGCTTCTATCGCGTCATTGCTCTTGACTACCGAGTGTGTGGTTGCTGACCAGGAAGAAGAAGCTCCTGCTATGCCAGCCGGTGCCCCAGGTATGGGCGGTGGCATGCCAGGCATGATGTAA
- a CDS encoding co-chaperone GroES yields the protein MSEVKAKPLGDKVLIEPAPAEVKTASGLYIPDTAKEKPLQGKIVAVGPGTKDEPMTVKVGDQVLYGKYSGTEVNYEGVDYLIMKESEILLIL from the coding sequence ATGTCAGAAGTAAAAGCAAAGCCATTAGGGGACAAGGTTCTCATCGAGCCGGCTCCAGCGGAAGTTAAAACCGCTTCAGGACTCTATATTCCAGACACGGCAAAAGAGAAGCCGCTTCAGGGAAAAATAGTGGCTGTTGGCCCTGGCACTAAGGACGAGCCGATGACGGTTAAAGTGGGAGACCAAGTGTTGTATGGCAAGTACTCAGGCACAGAGGTGAACTACGAAGGCGTAGACTACCTGATCATGAAAGAGTCTGAGATTCTTTTGATCCTTTGA
- the rplI gene encoding 50S ribosomal protein L9, with amino-acid sequence MEIILTQNIKGLGFKNDIVTVKAGYGRNYLIPQGYAILATVSNKKQIAENIKQAAHKAEKIKADAEALANAIGTTKITISTKAGENGKIFGSITPLQLADCLKEKGFDIDRKQISLDSDAKFVGEYTATIALHKEVKHEITVEVVAE; translated from the coding sequence ATGGAAATTATCTTGACTCAAAATATCAAGGGCCTGGGCTTTAAGAACGACATCGTTACTGTAAAGGCAGGTTACGGACGTAACTACTTGATCCCTCAAGGTTACGCCATCTTGGCTACTGTTTCTAACAAGAAGCAAATTGCTGAGAACATTAAGCAAGCCGCTCACAAAGCCGAGAAAATCAAGGCTGACGCGGAAGCTTTGGCAAACGCTATCGGAACTACTAAGATCACTATCTCAACCAAAGCTGGCGAGAACGGTAAGATCTTCGGTTCTATCACTCCTTTGCAGTTGGCTGACTGCTTGAAGGAAAAAGGTTTCGATATCGACCGTAAGCAAATTTCTTTGGACAGCGACGCCAAATTCGTTGGTGAGTACACTGCTACTATCGCTTTGCACAAAGAAGTTAAGCACGAAATCACTGTTGAGGTTGTAGCTGAGTAA
- the rpsR gene encoding 30S ribosomal protein S18, with amino-acid sequence MTLVNEPINRNENRKKYCRFKKHGIKYVDYKDANFLLKFVNEQGKILPRRITGTSVKFQKKVSQAIKRARHLALMPYVGDSLK; translated from the coding sequence ATGACTTTAGTTAACGAACCAATCAATAGAAACGAAAACCGCAAGAAGTACTGTCGCTTCAAGAAGCACGGCATCAAGTACGTTGATTACAAAGACGCCAACTTCTTGTTGAAGTTTGTGAACGAGCAAGGAAAAATCTTGCCTCGTCGTATCACTGGTACTTCGGTTAAGTTCCAAAAGAAAGTTTCCCAGGCGATCAAGCGCGCGCGCCACTTGGCTTTGATGCCATATGTTGGTGACTCGTTGAAGTAA
- the rpsF gene encoding 30S ribosomal protein S6, with product MELKNYETVFILTPVLSEDQMKDTVEKFVGTLKNNGAEIVNHENWGLKKLAYPIQHKTTGFYTLVEFKAPSEAIDALETEYRRDEQVLRFLTIALDKHALAFSEKRRAGKFNKKEEKSNEEG from the coding sequence ATGGAATTGAAAAATTATGAGACGGTATTCATTTTGACTCCCGTTTTGTCTGAAGATCAGATGAAGGATACTGTCGAGAAGTTTGTGGGTACGTTGAAAAACAACGGTGCTGAGATCGTGAATCACGAGAACTGGGGATTGAAGAAACTTGCTTACCCAATCCAGCACAAAACTACTGGCTTCTACACATTGGTAGAGTTCAAAGCTCCTTCGGAAGCAATCGACGCTCTTGAGACTGAGTACCGTCGCGACGAGCAGGTATTGCGCTTTTTGACTATCGCTCTTGACAAGCACGCTTTGGCGTTCAGCGAGAAGAGACGCGCTGGTAAATTCAACAAAAAAGAAGAAAAATCTAACGAGGAGGGCTAA
- a CDS encoding sodium:solute symporter: MLSSWVFIAVLVGYFGLLVVVAKLTSKGADDKSFFTADRKSPWYLVAFGMIGAALSGVTFISVPGEVGNSNLSYFQLLLGNVVGYWLVAFGLIPLYYKRNVVSVYEYLRDRFGAGSYKTGSAFFLLSQLIGASFRLYLAALVLQLFFFDGWGVPFPMTVALALVLIWLYTFRGGIKTIVWTDTLQTLCMLLAVGSCVYWVMDDLGSEWPGLAGFLEAHPNGNAVVTDWQDKRFFLKEFFAGVFLAVVMVGLDQNMMQKSLTCKNSKESKRNMVAFSLSFLAVSSLFLFLGLLLYSYMAKHGIELPNRSDELFPYLALNHFGGLTSVLFLLGVTAAAYSSADSSLTALTTSFCVDILGGKKTYGENTRRYVHIGFTVAAFATIMLFWSMNDQSVVRSVFKVAGYTYGPLLGLFAYGLFRKKAIRDAWVPVVCLLSPVLTYFVNANSEAWLFGYRFGHELLLLNGLLTFVALECISLGKPETVNEKKIKIGQGN, from the coding sequence ATGCTTTCAAGTTGGGTTTTTATTGCCGTTTTGGTAGGTTATTTCGGTTTGTTGGTTGTGGTGGCCAAGCTCACGTCGAAAGGTGCCGACGACAAATCCTTTTTTACCGCCGACCGTAAATCGCCGTGGTATTTGGTGGCCTTCGGAATGATCGGGGCGGCCTTGTCCGGCGTTACTTTTATTTCCGTCCCGGGCGAAGTCGGTAATTCGAACCTTTCCTATTTCCAGTTATTGCTTGGCAACGTGGTCGGCTATTGGTTGGTCGCGTTCGGGCTGATACCTTTATACTATAAGCGAAACGTGGTGTCGGTCTACGAATACTTGCGTGACCGTTTCGGTGCCGGTTCCTATAAAACGGGTTCCGCTTTTTTCTTGTTGTCGCAATTGATCGGCGCTTCGTTCAGGCTTTATTTGGCGGCCTTGGTTCTCCAGCTCTTTTTCTTTGACGGTTGGGGAGTGCCGTTTCCAATGACTGTCGCTTTGGCTTTGGTGCTTATTTGGCTGTATACTTTCCGCGGAGGTATAAAGACGATTGTCTGGACCGATACGCTTCAGACCTTGTGCATGCTTTTGGCCGTAGGCAGTTGCGTGTATTGGGTAATGGACGATTTGGGAAGCGAATGGCCGGGATTGGCCGGTTTTCTTGAGGCGCACCCGAACGGAAATGCGGTGGTGACGGATTGGCAAGACAAACGCTTTTTCCTGAAAGAGTTTTTCGCCGGAGTGTTTTTGGCCGTGGTAATGGTGGGGCTTGACCAGAATATGATGCAAAAGAGCCTGACCTGCAAAAACAGCAAAGAATCGAAACGGAATATGGTGGCGTTTAGCTTAAGTTTTTTGGCCGTAAGTTCCCTTTTTCTTTTTCTCGGCCTTTTACTGTATTCGTACATGGCTAAGCACGGAATCGAATTGCCTAACCGTTCGGATGAGTTGTTTCCGTATTTGGCCCTAAACCATTTCGGCGGGCTTACGTCCGTGCTTTTTCTTCTTGGCGTTACGGCGGCGGCGTATTCCAGCGCCGATTCTTCCCTCACGGCGCTGACAACCAGTTTTTGCGTCGATATTCTGGGAGGGAAGAAAACCTACGGAGAAAACACCCGCCGGTACGTGCATATCGGTTTTACGGTGGCCGCTTTCGCTACTATTATGTTGTTCTGGTCCATGAACGACCAAAGCGTTGTCCGTTCAGTTTTCAAAGTGGCGGGATATACTTACGGGCCGTTGCTCGGCCTTTTCGCTTATGGGCTTTTCCGTAAAAAAGCGATTCGTGACGCTTGGGTTCCCGTAGTTTGCCTTCTTTCGCCGGTGTTGACATATTTCGTGAACGCCAACTCCGAGGCGTGGCTGTTTGGTTACCGTTTCGGTCATGAGTTGTTGTTGCTGAACGGATTGCTGACTTTTGTGGCTTTGGAATGCATAAGTCTCGGGAAGCCGGAAACGGTAAACGAAAAGAAAATTAAGATAGGGCAGGGGAACTAA